The sequence below is a genomic window from Phoenix dactylifera cultivar Barhee BC4 chromosome 8, palm_55x_up_171113_PBpolish2nd_filt_p, whole genome shotgun sequence.
ATACTAATTATAAGCACATCATCTTCTATGGATCAATCGCTGAGACGATCATATAGTGAATGGGatttgataataaaaaaaaggagatggtTGGCAGGGTCATATGGAACATAAGGTATAATTTTTTCTTGACATTTGTTCTGATTGTGCTAATCTTTCAATAGCCaaaattttggtcaaaaatttcaactcctgtctttctctctcctacctcaattatatatatatatatatatatatgtaactattaaaaaataataactgGGGCCGGGTAGCCGCGAACCTGGCAAAGATTCCCCATGATCCCTCCCCGGTCCCTTGTCGTGCCTTTTAACCCCCGTTTCCCCCGCGCACGCTGCTGCTTCACTCTTCTGTAGAAAGTAGTAAATAAACAGCATCtaccccctttctctctctgatTCCGGAAACAAAGCCGGAGAGCaccgagagaagggaaagtagaGACGCGGAGAATTTCCAAGCAAGAAGGCCCGATCGCCGGACTACATCAATGGATAAATCTCCCGAAGCCTCGGGCCGGCGGAGAAGCGGCGGCGGAGGGAAGACGAACCTCGCATCCTGCGTGGTGGCGACGGTGTTTCTAATCCTGGTAGCGGGGGCGCTGGTGGTGGTGTTCCTCGTCTTCTTCCGGCCCCGGGACCCCAAGATCCAAGTGGACTCCATCCAGTTTCCGGGCTTCTCCGCCGCCAACGGAACCGTCAGCTTCACCTTCGCCCAGTACGCGGCGGTGCGCAACCCCAACCGCGCCGCCTTCTCCCACTACGACAGCACGCTCCAGCTCGTCTACGCCGGCAACCAGGTGGGCTTCATGTTCATCCCCGCCGGCCAGATCGACGGCGGCCGCACCCAGTATATGGCCGCCAGCTTCGCCGTCGACTCCTTCCCCCTCCCggcctcgccgccgccgccgccgggggCCGGCATGGAGGTCGAGTCCCGGATGCGGGTCAAGGGGAGAGTCCGGGTCCTGCGCTTCTTCACGCACCACGTCGAGGCCACCGCCACCTGCCTCGTCGCGGTCTCTGCCGGCGACGGCGCCGTCCTAGGGTTCCGGTGCTGATATGGTCGGATCGGATTCGCATCCGATTAGATCGAGAATGAAATtgcaaaaaaccaaaaaaaaagaaagaaatgagggatagattatttttttaaagcaatGTGGGTGTAATGTAgaatagatttttgttcccCCCTTGTTAATTTGagggtagtttttttttttttgctttcgcCACCTCTCCgtgtttaattttttcagttaatcttcttcttttttgttcgAGAGATAAACCCTGCTATTCTCCAAAAATGCGGAAGGAGACAAAGGATTTCAAGGGTATTAGTGGCATTTTACCTGAAAGTGAAGGCAGTGCTTGTGGGAATAAATTTAGAATCGTACTCTCTCAACTGAAGAAAGGCAATTAAAACAGAATGGGGGCAGTAGATCCTTCATTAACTCAAGTTGCAGCTCGTTCCTATAACTGAAGTGCTTGGTAAATTTTGCTGAGCCAGAAAAGGATCTTTGGTGCCATCTCAAGAAAGACCACCACCTCGTCTCAGGAATGTTTTAGAACTCTGGTAACTCGACTTGAGCCCAAGCTTTTGATACAACTGCCGGGAAAATGCGTTTGTGTGCCTCTTCATCATGTTGTTGCGTAGTACGCACCATCAGCCTTGGCCATTTACATTTGGCAAGGCTGCTAGAGATGAGATTTCTAGAAATTAAGggaaaattttaataaatttttttgtggCAGATAGGAGCATCCTCCTGTGTTCGAAAATTGATAATAAGATTTGACAGTGAAACTCTTGCCAGGGCCCACAGGCCGTCC
It includes:
- the LOC103702518 gene encoding uncharacterized protein LOC103702518 → MDKSPEASGRRRSGGGGKTNLASCVVATVFLILVAGALVVVFLVFFRPRDPKIQVDSIQFPGFSAANGTVSFTFAQYAAVRNPNRAAFSHYDSTLQLVYAGNQVGFMFIPAGQIDGGRTQYMAASFAVDSFPLPASPPPPPGAGMEVESRMRVKGRVRVLRFFTHHVEATATCLVAVSAGDGAVLGFRC